From the Nodularia sp. NIES-3585 genome, one window contains:
- a CDS encoding RNA-guided endonuclease TnpB family protein: MLLSIKTKLKLNESQKTMMSKHAGIARFTYNWGLATWQNLYNDGLKPDKYLLKKFFNNHVKPEYTWIKEKGICQKITQYAFDNLGNAFQRFFKGQGKYPRFKKKGINDSFTIDASGKPIPVGGKSIKLPTIGWVRTYECLPHTTCKSITISRTADSWFIAFTYEQEHELIAKKHSVVGVDLGVKELATLSTGVVFANPKHYKQNLAQLKRLSKRHCRKEKGSNNRHKSKIKLAKHHAKITNLRKDTLHKITTYLCKNHAKIVVEDLNVSGMMSNHNLAQAIADCGFYEFKRQLEYKAQKFGCEIIVADRWYPSSKTCSVCGHQQEMPLKQRVFQCGNCGYSIDRDLNASINLSRLAKA; encoded by the coding sequence ATGCTTTTATCTATCAAAACCAAACTCAAGTTGAACGAATCTCAAAAAACAATGATGAGTAAACACGCAGGCATTGCTCGGTTTACTTACAACTGGGGTTTAGCTACTTGGCAAAATTTGTACAACGATGGATTAAAGCCTGATAAATACCTCCTCAAGAAATTCTTTAACAACCACGTCAAGCCTGAATATACCTGGATTAAAGAAAAAGGTATCTGTCAAAAAATTACTCAATATGCTTTTGATAATTTAGGTAATGCCTTTCAACGATTCTTTAAAGGACAGGGTAAATATCCTCGATTCAAAAAGAAAGGGATTAATGATAGCTTCACTATAGATGCTAGTGGCAAACCTATCCCTGTAGGCGGTAAATCAATAAAATTACCTACGATTGGTTGGGTGAGAACTTATGAATGTTTACCTCATACTACTTGTAAAAGTATCACAATCTCTCGCACGGCTGACAGTTGGTTTATTGCCTTTACTTACGAACAAGAGCATGAACTAATAGCTAAAAAGCATTCAGTTGTTGGTGTTGACTTAGGGGTGAAAGAATTGGCTACCCTGAGTACAGGTGTAGTTTTTGCCAACCCTAAGCATTACAAACAAAATCTCGCTCAACTCAAAAGGTTATCCAAAAGACACTGTAGAAAAGAAAAAGGCTCTAATAATCGACATAAATCAAAAATCAAATTAGCTAAACATCATGCAAAAATAACTAATTTAAGAAAAGATACATTACATAAAATTACTACTTACTTATGCAAGAACCACGCAAAAATAGTAGTAGAAGATTTAAACGTATCTGGGATGATGTCAAACCATAACCTAGCGCAAGCAATAGCTGATTGTGGATTTTACGAGTTCAAGCGTCAACTTGAATATAAGGCTCAGAAATTTGGATGTGAAATCATAGTCGCTGACCGTTGGTATCCATCAAGTAAAACTTGCTCTGTTTGTGGACATCAACAAGAAATGCCTTTAAAACAAAGGGTATTCCAATGTGGCAATTGTGGATATAGCATCGATAGGGATTTAAACGCATCGATTAATTTATCGCGTTTGGCTAAAGCGTGA
- the rsmH gene encoding 16S rRNA (cytosine(1402)-N(4))-methyltransferase RsmH, whose amino-acid sequence MELEIPGIVGTEFLHVPVLSQEVIEGLAIRPGGHYLDATVGGGGHSRLILEAAPDVRLTAIDQDEDALVAAQKHLAEYGERVEFIRSNFSAYKYTPNTFDGILADLGVSSYHLDQPERGFSFRHAANLDMRMNQQQSLTAADVINDWDEAELADIFFKYGEERLSRRIARRIVEKRPFQTTTELAEAIAYAVPRQYRYGRIHPATRVFQALRIVVNDELKSLETFLDQAPNALVAGGRIAIISFHSLEDRPVKHGLRNSSLVKVLTKKPITAAEEELANNPRSRSAKLRIAQRTDIKL is encoded by the coding sequence ATGGAGCTTGAGATTCCAGGAATTGTAGGCACTGAATTTCTTCACGTGCCAGTTTTAAGCCAAGAGGTCATTGAGGGGTTGGCGATACGTCCCGGCGGACATTATTTGGATGCAACCGTAGGCGGTGGTGGTCACAGTCGCCTGATTTTAGAAGCTGCACCCGATGTGCGGCTAACGGCCATTGACCAAGATGAGGATGCTTTAGTGGCGGCGCAAAAGCATTTAGCTGAGTATGGTGAGAGGGTAGAGTTTATTCGCAGCAATTTTTCGGCTTATAAATATACTCCTAACACGTTCGATGGTATCCTGGCTGATTTGGGTGTGAGTTCTTACCATCTAGACCAGCCAGAACGGGGTTTTAGCTTTCGCCACGCGGCAAATCTCGATATGCGAATGAATCAGCAACAGTCTTTAACGGCGGCTGATGTGATTAATGACTGGGATGAGGCGGAATTAGCAGATATTTTCTTTAAATACGGTGAAGAACGACTATCACGGCGGATTGCGCGGCGAATTGTGGAAAAACGACCATTTCAAACTACCACTGAATTGGCTGAGGCGATCGCCTATGCTGTCCCCCGTCAATATCGTTATGGTCGGATTCACCCAGCTACAAGGGTTTTTCAAGCTTTGCGAATTGTGGTCAATGATGAGTTAAAGTCTTTAGAAACTTTTTTAGATCAAGCCCCGAATGCCTTGGTTGCTGGTGGACGCATTGCCATTATCAGTTTTCACAGTTTGGAAGACCGCCCGGTAAAGCATGGTTTACGTAATTCTTCTTTAGTAAAAGTATTGACTAAAAAGCCAATTACTGCTGCTGAGGAAGAATTAGCGAATAATCCGCGATCGCGTTCTGCCAAGTTGAGGATAGCTCAGAGAACAGACATTAAGCTCTAA
- a CDS encoding NAD(P)H-quinone oxidoreductase subunit H — MARLETRTEPMVLNMGPHHPSMHGVLRLIVTLDGEDVVDCEPVIGYLHRGMEKIAENRTTVMYVPYVSRWDYAAGMFNEAVTVNAPEQLAGVSVPKRASYIRVIMLELNRIANHLLWFGPFLADVGAQTPFFYQFREREMIYDLWEAATGYRMVNHNYFRVGGVAVDLPYGWVDKCLDFCDYLLPKVDEYERLVTDNPIFRRRVEGIGTISREQAINWGLSGPMLRASGVKWDLRKVDHYECYDDFDWDVQWETAGDCFARYVVRMREMRESVKIIRQAIKGLPGGPYENLEAKRMAAGKKSEWDAFDYQYIGKKVSPTFKMPKGEIYSRVESGKGELGIYLVGDDNGFPWRWKIRPADFNNLQIVPELLKGMKVADIVVILGSVDVIMGSVDR; from the coding sequence ATGGCAAGACTAGAAACTCGCACCGAACCTATGGTGCTGAATATGGGGCCACACCACCCCTCAATGCACGGGGTTTTGCGGTTAATTGTCACTTTGGATGGCGAGGATGTCGTTGATTGTGAACCGGTAATTGGCTATTTACACCGGGGAATGGAAAAGATTGCCGAAAACCGGACTACTGTCATGTACGTCCCCTATGTTAGTCGGTGGGATTATGCCGCTGGGATGTTTAACGAAGCAGTCACCGTTAACGCCCCGGAACAGTTAGCAGGTGTAAGTGTTCCCAAACGCGCCAGCTACATTCGCGTGATTATGCTGGAACTAAACCGAATTGCTAACCACTTACTCTGGTTTGGTCCCTTTCTCGCTGACGTAGGCGCGCAAACTCCCTTCTTCTATCAATTTAGAGAACGGGAAATGATTTATGATTTATGGGAAGCTGCCACTGGCTACCGGATGGTAAACCATAATTATTTCCGTGTGGGTGGCGTAGCAGTTGATTTACCCTATGGTTGGGTAGATAAATGTTTGGATTTCTGCGACTACTTATTACCCAAAGTTGACGAGTACGAACGTCTCGTAACAGATAACCCCATCTTCCGCCGTCGTGTTGAAGGTATTGGCACGATTTCCCGCGAACAAGCAATTAACTGGGGATTATCCGGCCCCATGTTACGCGCCTCTGGGGTAAAATGGGATTTACGCAAAGTTGACCACTACGAATGTTACGACGATTTCGATTGGGACGTACAGTGGGAAACCGCCGGTGATTGTTTCGCCCGTTACGTGGTGCGGATGCGAGAAATGCGCGAATCTGTGAAAATTATTCGCCAAGCAATAAAAGGACTACCAGGTGGCCCCTACGAAAACCTAGAAGCCAAACGGATGGCGGCTGGGAAAAAATCAGAATGGGATGCCTTTGATTACCAATACATTGGTAAAAAAGTTTCACCTACCTTTAAAATGCCCAAAGGTGAAATCTATTCCCGTGTGGAAAGTGGCAAAGGTGAATTAGGAATTTATCTAGTTGGGGATGATAACGGCTTTCCTTGGCGTTGGAAAATTCGCCCTGCTGATTTCAACAATCTGCAAATTGTCCCCGAACTACTAAAAGGGATGAAAGTTGCAGATATTGTCGTGATTCTCGGCAGTGTTGACGTGATCATGGGATCTGTAGATAGATAA
- a CDS encoding YcjF family protein, with translation MPLSRIVTLIVGLIVILALSLWLIDSLSRLYWQLSYSPLLGNLLLLLLVLLIGALVAAFVYYVFILQSGEKRSRTQRRRVTAAEIPAAKSDAASTTLKAVKQQVAQIQDEVARQALLSKSREIEVNLARGEIQVVVFGTGSAGKTSLVNAIMGRMVGQVNAPMGTTQVGETYCLRLKGLERKILITDTPGILEAGVEGTEREQLARELATSADLLLFVVDNDLRRSEYEPLRSLAEIGKRSLLVLNKTDLYTDEDKESILARLRQRVRGFIAPNDVVAIAGNPQSAKLETGETFQPEPDIIPLLRRMAAILRAEGEDLVADNILLQSLRLGEEARNLIDVQRRRQADKIVDRFQWIGAGVVSVTPLPVVDLLATAAVNAQMVVEIARVYGCELNMERGKELALSLAKTIASLGIVKGAIQLISTALQFHVATFVIGRAIQGVTVAYLTRIAGKSFIEYFRHDQDWGDGGMTEVVKEQFKLNRRDEFIKSFVQEAIARVVKPLTNNSEVIEQDEEAKN, from the coding sequence ATGCCTCTGTCGCGCATAGTCACGCTAATTGTTGGTTTAATCGTCATTTTGGCATTAAGCCTCTGGCTGATTGACTCTCTCTCTCGGCTTTACTGGCAGTTGTCTTATTCTCCACTGCTGGGCAATTTGCTGTTGCTATTGCTGGTTTTATTAATAGGAGCCTTGGTTGCAGCGTTTGTTTATTATGTATTTATACTTCAATCTGGGGAAAAGCGATCGCGCACCCAACGCCGAAGAGTTACAGCCGCAGAAATTCCCGCGGCTAAATCTGATGCAGCTTCCACAACTCTCAAAGCTGTAAAGCAACAAGTAGCCCAAATTCAAGATGAAGTCGCCCGACAAGCTTTATTAAGTAAATCACGGGAAATTGAAGTCAATCTGGCACGGGGTGAAATTCAAGTTGTTGTATTTGGCACGGGAAGTGCTGGTAAAACTTCCCTCGTAAATGCCATTATGGGGCGGATGGTGGGTCAGGTAAATGCCCCAATGGGAACTACTCAGGTGGGAGAAACCTATTGTTTACGATTGAAGGGTTTAGAACGCAAAATTTTAATTACAGATACGCCAGGGATTTTAGAAGCTGGGGTAGAAGGAACTGAACGGGAACAACTAGCGCGAGAATTGGCAACTTCAGCCGATTTACTGCTGTTCGTGGTGGATAATGACTTGCGGCGTTCTGAATATGAACCACTACGCAGTTTAGCCGAAATTGGCAAGCGATCGCTCCTGGTTCTCAATAAAACAGATTTATATACAGATGAGGATAAGGAATCGATTCTCGCCCGCTTGCGTCAACGAGTACGCGGATTTATCGCGCCGAATGATGTGGTGGCGATCGCCGGAAATCCCCAATCTGCAAAGCTAGAAACTGGCGAAACTTTCCAACCAGAACCAGATATTATTCCTTTGCTGCGGCGCATGGCGGCCATTTTACGGGCTGAAGGTGAAGATTTGGTCGCAGATAACATTCTCCTGCAATCGCTACGGTTAGGAGAAGAAGCACGAAATTTGATTGATGTCCAGCGTCGCCGACAAGCTGACAAAATAGTTGATCGGTTTCAGTGGATTGGGGCTGGTGTGGTGTCAGTCACACCTCTACCAGTTGTAGATTTATTAGCAACAGCAGCCGTCAATGCTCAAATGGTAGTCGAAATTGCTAGAGTATACGGCTGTGAATTGAACATGGAACGAGGTAAAGAATTAGCTCTTTCCTTAGCCAAAACCATTGCTAGCTTAGGTATAGTTAAAGGCGCAATTCAATTAATATCTACTGCTTTGCAATTTCATGTTGCTACCTTTGTCATTGGTAGGGCGATTCAAGGTGTGACAGTGGCTTATTTGACGCGAATTGCTGGTAAAAGTTTTATCGAATACTTTCGCCATGACCAAGATTGGGGTGATGGTGGCATGACAGAGGTCGTAAAAGAACAGTTTAAACTTAATCGCCGGGATGAATTTATTAAGAGTTTTGTCCAAGAAGCGATCGCCCGCGTCGTCAAGCCTTTAACAAATAACTCGGAAGTGATTGAACAGGATGAAGAAGCCAAAAATTAG
- a CDS encoding sigma 54-interacting transcriptional regulator — protein MTSPETVIWLQERTPLGILSPTVLDAIAQVIEEKFFPAGSSLVTEGTSPEALYILQQGQLESQTSNQNNPALACGFLPGAIVQLKELLLDELTPSTITTITECHLWVISASQFCSLVAQYPEISQAFSRLLAQELAEVTSALGYEQERAVALRPYLVTKAKRGIVGTSRYAVRLREQIREAASKSQSVEIFGEPGLEKDNIAALIHYGSPKRREPIIKVNCGILQTSGMDLFGRAGGKPGLLEWLGEGTIVFNNIQELPPELLPSVAQLLETGKYTPVTRSGEPAAQARPCKARVIIISEKTQSDIERCIAYRIKVPPLRVRKTDIQAQVEYYTSLYIRARGLSRPQITPEALRRLQTYDFPGNVTELRNLVERAIVQLGDGRELTEEIFWSAQTKKKQFRLNLLNVYPGLRKFLRSPWWPDRINYGFTFAAFAVMIAILFMGPQTRDRNFVLNFFWAWWWPFFLFLFPFLGRIWCSVCPFMIYGEITQKLSLWLFPRQLKGWPRQKAEKWGGWFMFGLFTLIFLWEELWDLQNTAYLSACLLLLITAGAMIFSAIFERRFWCRYLCPIGGMNGLFAKLSMTELRAQQGICSASCNTYQCYKGGPEKGEGMETNGCPVYSHPAQLQDNRDCVLCMTCLKACPHRSVEFNLRPPAIELWTTHTAHSYEVALLFLLLGGVYLHRLPELQSLLGLEIDLSLFWQHLGFSLLILMIPTAVIFGAYGLMQLTKFGRKPRPFLELTYGYLPLVLGGNLAHYLRLGLGEGGRILPVTFATFGLNGEQLPILVAHPAVIDFLQGATLIFSVLFTIILTQKIAGQPMRSLFWQHLAAIGLGVSMWAIIVA, from the coding sequence ATGACATCTCCAGAAACGGTTATATGGCTACAAGAACGCACACCTTTAGGAATTCTCTCACCTACGGTGCTAGATGCGATCGCTCAAGTCATTGAGGAAAAATTTTTCCCAGCCGGAAGTAGTTTAGTTACTGAAGGTACTTCCCCAGAAGCACTTTACATTCTGCAACAAGGGCAACTCGAAAGTCAGACTAGCAATCAAAATAACCCCGCCTTAGCCTGTGGTTTTCTACCTGGTGCAATTGTTCAACTCAAGGAATTGCTCTTAGATGAGTTAACCCCTAGTACAATTACCACTATCACTGAATGCCATCTGTGGGTAATATCCGCTAGTCAATTTTGCTCATTAGTTGCCCAATACCCAGAAATTTCTCAGGCTTTTTCCCGTTTACTAGCTCAAGAATTGGCTGAGGTCACATCTGCACTGGGCTATGAACAAGAACGTGCTGTAGCCTTGCGGCCATATCTAGTTACTAAGGCCAAACGAGGAATTGTAGGTACAAGTCGTTATGCTGTGCGTCTGCGAGAGCAAATTAGAGAAGCAGCAAGCAAAAGCCAGTCTGTAGAGATTTTTGGGGAACCAGGTTTAGAAAAAGATAATATAGCCGCCCTGATTCACTACGGTTCACCCAAAAGGCGAGAACCGATTATTAAGGTCAACTGTGGAATCCTCCAAACTAGCGGCATGGATTTGTTTGGTCGCGCTGGTGGTAAACCCGGACTATTAGAATGGCTGGGGGAAGGCACAATTGTTTTTAATAACATCCAAGAATTGCCTCCTGAATTGTTACCCTCTGTGGCACAGTTGTTAGAAACAGGCAAATATACTCCGGTGACTCGTTCAGGAGAACCCGCGGCCCAAGCTCGCCCGTGTAAAGCCCGCGTCATCATTATTTCTGAAAAAACTCAATCAGATATTGAACGATGCATTGCTTATAGGATTAAAGTACCACCGCTCAGGGTACGGAAAACAGATATTCAAGCCCAAGTAGAATATTACACCAGCCTTTATATTCGGGCGAGAGGTCTTTCAAGACCGCAAATTACCCCAGAAGCTTTGCGTCGGTTACAGACCTATGATTTTCCTGGTAATGTCACAGAATTAAGAAATCTTGTAGAACGAGCAATTGTACAGCTAGGAGATGGACGAGAGTTAACAGAAGAAATATTTTGGTCAGCCCAAACCAAGAAAAAACAGTTCCGTCTCAATCTTTTAAATGTTTATCCTGGGTTACGGAAATTTTTGCGGAGTCCTTGGTGGCCAGACCGAATTAATTACGGTTTTACTTTCGCCGCTTTTGCCGTGATGATCGCTATTTTATTTATGGGGCCGCAAACACGCGATCGCAATTTCGTTTTAAATTTCTTTTGGGCTTGGTGGTGGCCGTTTTTTCTGTTTCTCTTCCCCTTCTTAGGTCGGATCTGGTGTTCTGTCTGTCCTTTTATGATTTATGGCGAAATTACGCAAAAGCTTTCGCTATGGCTGTTTCCGCGACAACTCAAAGGCTGGCCGAGACAAAAAGCTGAAAAATGGGGCGGATGGTTTATGTTTGGACTATTTACCCTGATTTTCCTCTGGGAAGAACTCTGGGATTTACAAAATACTGCCTACCTTTCCGCGTGTTTGCTACTGTTAATTACGGCTGGGGCGATGATTTTCTCAGCCATTTTTGAACGGCGGTTTTGGTGTCGATATCTTTGTCCCATTGGGGGGATGAATGGCTTATTTGCCAAACTTTCCATGACTGAACTCCGGGCGCAGCAAGGTATCTGTTCTGCTTCTTGCAATACTTATCAGTGTTACAAAGGCGGCCCCGAAAAGGGCGAAGGAATGGAAACTAATGGCTGTCCGGTATATTCTCACCCAGCACAGTTGCAAGATAATCGCGACTGTGTATTGTGTATGACTTGTCTCAAAGCTTGTCCCCATCGTTCCGTTGAGTTCAATTTGCGTCCCCCGGCGATTGAACTGTGGACAACTCATACAGCCCATAGCTATGAAGTGGCGTTATTGTTTTTGCTGTTGGGTGGCGTGTATCTGCATCGCTTACCAGAGTTGCAATCTTTGTTAGGTTTAGAAATTGATTTAAGTTTGTTTTGGCAGCACTTGGGATTTTCTCTGCTAATTTTGATGATCCCGACGGCTGTAATTTTTGGGGCTTACGGCTTGATGCAGTTAACTAAATTTGGGCGGAAACCTCGACCTTTTCTAGAACTTACCTATGGTTATTTACCATTGGTGCTGGGAGGTAACTTAGCTCATTATCTGCGTTTGGGTTTGGGTGAAGGTGGGCGAATTTTACCCGTCACTTTTGCTACTTTTGGATTAAACGGTGAACAATTGCCAATTTTGGTGGCTCATCCGGCTGTGATTGACTTTTTGCAAGGTGCTACTCTGATTTTCTCAGTGTTATTCACGATTATTTTAACCCAAAAAATTGCTGGTCAGCCCATGCGATCGCTCTTTTGGCAACATCTAGCCGCTATTGGTTTGGGTGTTAGTATGTGGGCAATTATTGTGGCTTAA
- a CDS encoding serine/threonine-protein kinase has product MNHYMIGQVLQARYQILQSLGAGVFGQTYIAVDRDDPENSKCVIKNLTSHSFPPSYLDTLRLCFITETATLHRLGSHPQIPKLITCFEEDGQSYLVQEFIEGHSLSEELPINQYWRCVWSEIEVVELLEDVLEVLEFVHSQGVIHCDIKPENLIRRTVDNKLVLIDFGSIQSVSLGLDGELPIYEIPVTSLGYIPPEQFIGQTQPNSDIYALGMIAIQALTGREPLQLKADPQTNEMIWRTPDISVNDYLAAILSQMICSDPQDRFQSAGEVLHILKQIVKENEIRPIPEIQDQVNQTTTVERDDTHQPSTSGKLSPLVTGMKVGLAANSLLMGLGVYSLINNSPAYSETETLYKATQEYQTGDLEKALALAKSIPAHSNVYPEAQATIEEWQHQWQFAAKQHQIAEQALNEGRWSDVLDVARKVPDILYWQSKVDKLVEKSKLNIETQTYNLLTKAYKKAIDKEFSTAIEYLGQIPPESSAGALVQEKLAEYNEKRQIRAAYFLHNANMKASMGDFNTAVKFLRKIPKNTPVYAQAQMKLNQYTQEQQLQIQTKNVALNSFISHNSTTRNGNLSLENHLQEVNIR; this is encoded by the coding sequence ATGAACCATTACATGATCGGTCAAGTACTACAAGCACGTTACCAAATCCTCCAAAGTTTAGGTGCAGGGGTCTTTGGGCAAACATACATCGCTGTAGATAGAGATGACCCAGAAAACTCTAAATGTGTGATTAAAAACCTCACATCTCACAGTTTTCCCCCCAGCTACTTAGACACCTTAAGGTTATGCTTTATCACCGAAACAGCAACTCTCCACCGTCTAGGAAGCCATCCCCAAATTCCCAAATTAATCACTTGCTTTGAAGAAGATGGTCAGTCCTATCTAGTGCAAGAGTTTATCGAAGGACACTCATTGAGCGAAGAATTGCCCATCAACCAATATTGGAGATGTGTTTGGAGTGAGATAGAAGTTGTGGAATTGTTAGAAGATGTCTTGGAAGTTTTAGAATTTGTTCACTCTCAAGGCGTTATCCATTGCGATATTAAACCAGAAAACTTAATTAGACGTACTGTTGATAACAAGTTAGTGTTAATTGACTTCGGTTCGATTCAGTCAGTTAGTTTGGGTTTAGATGGGGAATTGCCTATTTATGAAATTCCTGTTACCTCACTGGGGTATATACCGCCAGAGCAATTTATTGGTCAAACACAGCCTAACAGTGATATTTATGCTTTGGGTATGATTGCTATTCAGGCTTTAACAGGGCGAGAACCACTGCAATTAAAAGCAGATCCTCAGACTAATGAGATGATCTGGCGGACTCCAGATATATCAGTTAATGATTATTTAGCTGCTATTCTCAGTCAAATGATTTGCTCTGATCCCCAAGACCGCTTTCAGTCTGCGGGTGAAGTACTGCATATACTCAAGCAAATAGTCAAGGAAAATGAAATACGCCCGATTCCTGAAATACAAGATCAGGTAAATCAAACGACAACTGTTGAAAGGGATGATACACATCAACCATCTACTTCTGGGAAATTATCCCCACTAGTAACAGGAATGAAAGTAGGCTTGGCGGCTAATTCTTTATTGATGGGATTGGGAGTATATTCTTTAATAAATAATTCTCCAGCATATTCAGAAACCGAAACTTTATATAAAGCCACACAAGAATATCAAACAGGCGATTTAGAAAAGGCACTGGCTTTAGCTAAATCTATTCCGGCTCATAGTAATGTTTATCCAGAGGCTCAAGCCACAATTGAAGAATGGCAACACCAATGGCAATTTGCCGCCAAACAACACCAAATAGCTGAACAAGCTTTAAATGAGGGTCGATGGTCGGATGTATTGGATGTGGCGCGGAAAGTACCAGATATTTTATATTGGCAATCTAAAGTAGATAAACTGGTGGAAAAAAGTAAACTGAATATCGAAACACAAACATACAATTTGTTAACAAAAGCTTACAAAAAAGCCATAGATAAAGAATTTTCAACGGCTATAGAATATCTGGGTCAAATTCCTCCAGAAAGTTCTGCTGGTGCTTTAGTTCAAGAAAAGTTGGCTGAGTACAATGAAAAGCGGCAAATTAGAGCGGCTTATTTTTTACATAATGCTAATATGAAAGCATCTATGGGTGATTTTAATACTGCTGTCAAATTTCTCCGCAAAATTCCTAAAAATACTCCTGTTTACGCTCAAGCTCAAATGAAGCTCAATCAATATACTCAAGAACAGCAACTACAAATTCAAACTAAAAATGTAGCGTTAAATTCATTTATTTCTCATAACTCTACTACTAGAAATGGCAATCTGTCTCTAGAAAATCATCTGCAAGAGGTGAATATTCGTTAG
- a CDS encoding high light inducible protein yields the protein MKSTTATTTATESRNAWNWGFTTQTENWNGRLAMIGFVAAALIEVFSGQGFLHFWGIL from the coding sequence ATGAAAAGCACAACAGCCACCACAACAGCTACAGAGAGCCGCAACGCTTGGAATTGGGGCTTCACCACTCAAACCGAAAATTGGAACGGTCGTTTGGCAATGATCGGTTTTGTCGCCGCAGCTTTAATTGAAGTGTTCTCTGGTCAAGGCTTCCTCCACTTCTGGGGTATCCTCTAA